One part of the Paenibacillus silvisoli genome encodes these proteins:
- a CDS encoding LacI family DNA-binding transcriptional regulator encodes MVKEEITIKKPTIHDVAEKAKVTPSTVSRVMNGSTLVKPRTRERVLDAVQSLGYVPNKTARMFKSGKSGILGLVVSAQHISELIYNAGFQALFKALTEKAHAEGYNILIITSESGESESFFEVIKSQAADGFIILSPSGSGNLAAKLDEAGIPYVFNMKYSGDPEDIYYASYDDIEAGYVAAKYLLDLNHTDIRFIVGSIKGNVISFNSDRINGVKKAFEEYGIPFHDEDFIVRIPGQMEESYAAIHQLLQTQKPSALLISNEITTVAALNYFFDYGYRVPQDISVIGFGPAEFYRKLRPNLTSVSFDIAWSSGKIVDMLLQRIEGVQVKAEPPRKPELIIRDSTARRL; translated from the coding sequence ATTGTCAAGGAGGAAATCACGATTAAGAAGCCAACCATACACGACGTCGCCGAAAAAGCGAAAGTGACGCCCTCCACCGTATCGCGGGTCATGAACGGGTCCACGCTCGTGAAGCCGAGGACGCGCGAGCGGGTGCTGGATGCCGTGCAGAGCCTCGGCTATGTCCCGAACAAAACGGCACGCATGTTCAAATCCGGCAAGAGCGGCATCCTCGGACTTGTCGTCAGCGCGCAGCATATCAGCGAGTTGATTTATAACGCGGGCTTTCAAGCCTTATTCAAGGCGTTGACGGAGAAAGCCCATGCCGAGGGCTATAATATTTTGATTATCACCTCGGAGAGCGGCGAATCCGAATCGTTCTTCGAGGTCATTAAAAGCCAGGCCGCCGACGGCTTTATTATTCTAAGCCCGTCCGGGAGCGGCAATTTGGCTGCGAAGCTGGACGAAGCGGGCATCCCTTACGTCTTCAACATGAAATATTCCGGCGATCCCGAAGACATCTACTATGCTTCCTATGACGATATCGAGGCCGGTTATGTGGCGGCCAAATATTTGCTGGATTTGAATCATACCGACATCCGCTTCATCGTCGGCAGCATCAAAGGCAATGTCATTTCCTTCAACAGCGATAGAATTAACGGCGTTAAGAAAGCGTTTGAGGAATACGGCATCCCCTTCCATGACGAGGATTTCATCGTCCGCATTCCGGGCCAGATGGAGGAAAGCTACGCCGCCATCCATCAGCTCCTGCAGACGCAGAAGCCATCGGCGCTCTTAATTTCCAACGAAATTACGACCGTTGCCGCGCTCAACTATTTCTTCGATTACGGGTACCGCGTACCGCAGGACATTTCGGTAATCGGGTTTGGCCCTGCGGAGTTCTATCGCAAGCTCCGTCCGAATTTGACGAGCGTCAGCTTCGACATCGCCTGGTCCAGCGGCAAAATCGTCGACATGCTGCTGCAGCGCATCGAAGGCGTGCAGGTGAAGGCCGAGCCGCCAAGGAAGCCGGAGCTGATTATCCGGGACAGCACGGCGCGGAGGCTGTGA